In Streptomyces sp. SID8374, one genomic interval encodes:
- a CDS encoding metallopeptidase family protein, translated as MLEMTREQFEELVSQALDRIPPELMRLMDNVAVFVEDEPEPGDPDLLGLYEGTPLTDRGEWYAGVLPDRITIYRGPTLRMCETHEDVVAETEITVVHEIAHHFGIDDERLHALGYG; from the coding sequence GTGCTGGAGATGACGCGGGAGCAGTTCGAAGAGCTGGTGAGCCAGGCTCTTGACCGGATTCCGCCGGAGCTGATGCGGCTGATGGACAACGTGGCGGTGTTCGTCGAGGACGAACCGGAGCCCGGCGACCCCGACCTGCTCGGGCTCTACGAGGGCACCCCGCTCACCGACCGCGGGGAGTGGTACGCCGGGGTGCTGCCGGACCGGATCACCATCTACCGCGGCCCGACGCTGCGGATGTGCGAGACGCACGAGGATGTCGTGGCCGAGACCGAGATCACCGTGGTCCACGAGATCGCCCACCACTTCGGCATCGACGACGAACGGCTGCACGCCCTGGGTTACGGGTGA
- a CDS encoding DEAD/DEAH box helicase yields MPENIDNAELTELVEAAVTEAPAGATTAAEKAPVAEKAAEKSVADFITEDKPTEAPAKTEAAAEAETDEAPVAETDAEPTVTFGDLGLPDGIVRKLAQNGVTAPFPIQAATIPDALAGKDILGRGRTGSGKTLSFGLPLLATLSGGTTEKKKPRGIILTPTRELAMQVADALQPYGDVLGLKMKVVCGGTSMGNQIYALERGVDVLVATPGRLRDIINRGACSLENVQVAVLDEADQMSDLGFLPEVTELLDQIPGGGQRMLFSATMENEIGTLVKRYLSNPVTHEVDSAQGNVTTMSHHVLVVKPKDKAPVTSAIAARKGRTIIFVRTQLGADRIAEQLIESGVKADALHGGMTQGARTRVLEDFKKGYVNALVATDVAARGIHVDGIDLVLNVDPAGDHKDYLHRSGRTARAGKSGVVVSLALPHQRRQIFRLMEDAGVDASRHIVQGAGVFEPEVAEITGARSLTEVQADSANNAAKQAEREAADLTKQLERVQRRAVELREEADRLVARAARERGDDPEAAVAEVTAEAEAALVAAISVPEQPAAREEQRRDERGNYERRDNRGGDRGGYRGGNDRRDDRPSGGFRSGGGDRRDDRGGRPFERRDNDRPSFNRDRRDERPSGGFRSGGGDRRDDRGGRPFERRDNDRPSFNRDRRDDRPSGGFRSGGDRPTGGFRSGGGDRRDDRGGRPFERRDNDRPSFNRDRRDERPSGGFRSGGSDRPFNRDRRDDRPAGGFRSGGSDRPTGRRDDHRGANTGTNTGTFGRRDDKPRWKRNG; encoded by the coding sequence ATGCCCGAGAACATCGACAACGCCGAGCTCACCGAGCTCGTCGAGGCCGCTGTGACCGAGGCCCCCGCCGGCGCCACCACCGCAGCCGAGAAGGCTCCGGTGGCCGAGAAGGCGGCCGAGAAGTCCGTCGCCGACTTCATCACCGAGGACAAGCCGACCGAGGCGCCCGCCAAGACCGAGGCCGCCGCCGAGGCCGAGACGGACGAGGCTCCCGTGGCGGAGACCGACGCCGAGCCGACCGTCACCTTCGGCGACCTGGGCCTGCCCGACGGCATCGTCCGCAAGCTCGCGCAGAACGGTGTGACCGCCCCCTTCCCGATCCAGGCGGCGACCATCCCGGACGCCCTGGCCGGCAAGGACATCCTCGGCCGTGGCCGTACGGGCTCCGGCAAGACGCTCTCCTTCGGCCTGCCGCTGCTGGCCACGCTCTCCGGTGGCACCACCGAGAAGAAGAAGCCGCGCGGCATCATCCTCACCCCGACCCGTGAGCTCGCGATGCAGGTCGCGGACGCCCTCCAGCCGTACGGCGACGTGCTCGGCCTCAAGATGAAGGTCGTCTGCGGCGGTACGTCGATGGGCAACCAGATCTACGCGCTGGAGCGCGGTGTCGACGTCCTCGTCGCCACCCCGGGCCGGCTGCGCGACATCATCAACCGTGGCGCCTGCTCCCTGGAGAACGTCCAGGTCGCCGTCCTCGACGAGGCCGACCAGATGTCCGACCTGGGCTTCCTGCCCGAGGTCACCGAGCTGCTGGACCAGATCCCCGGTGGGGGGCAGCGGATGCTCTTCTCCGCCACCATGGAGAACGAGATCGGCACGCTGGTCAAGCGCTACCTCTCCAACCCGGTGACGCACGAGGTCGACAGCGCCCAGGGCAACGTCACGACCATGTCGCACCACGTCCTCGTCGTGAAGCCGAAGGACAAGGCGCCGGTCACCTCCGCCATCGCCGCCCGCAAGGGCCGCACGATCATCTTCGTCCGCACCCAGCTGGGCGCCGACCGCATCGCCGAGCAGCTCATCGAGTCCGGCGTGAAGGCCGACGCGCTGCACGGCGGCATGACCCAGGGCGCCCGTACGCGGGTCCTGGAGGACTTCAAGAAGGGTTACGTCAACGCGCTCGTCGCGACCGACGTGGCCGCCCGCGGTATCCACGTGGACGGCATCGACCTGGTCCTGAACGTGGACCCGGCCGGTGACCACAAGGACTACCTGCACCGCTCGGGCCGTACCGCCCGGGCCGGCAAGTCCGGTGTCGTCGTCTCGCTGGCGCTGCCGCACCAGCGCCGCCAGATCTTCCGCCTGATGGAGGACGCGGGCGTCGACGCCTCGCGCCACATCGTCCAGGGCGCGGGCGTCTTCGAGCCGGAGGTCGCCGAGATCACCGGCGCCCGTTCGCTCACCGAGGTCCAGGCCGACTCCGCGAACAACGCCGCCAAGCAGGCCGAGCGCGAGGCCGCCGACCTGACGAAGCAGCTGGAGCGCGTCCAGCGCCGCGCCGTGGAGCTGCGCGAGGAGGCCGACCGCCTGGTCGCCCGTGCCGCGCGCGAGCGGGGCGACGACCCGGAGGCAGCGGTGGCCGAGGTCACCGCCGAGGCGGAGGCCGCCCTGGTGGCCGCCATCTCCGTCCCCGAGCAGCCGGCCGCCCGCGAAGAGCAGCGCCGCGACGAGCGGGGCAACTACGAGCGCCGCGACAACCGCGGTGGCGACCGTGGCGGCTACCGAGGCGGCAACGACCGCCGCGACGACCGCCCGTCCGGTGGCTTCCGCTCCGGTGGTGGCGACCGTCGCGACGACCGTGGTGGCCGTCCGTTCGAGCGTCGTGACAACGACCGCCCGTCGTTCAACCGCGACCGCCGCGACGAGCGCCCCTCGGGTGGCTTCCGCTCCGGTGGTGGCGACCGTCGCGACGACCGTGGTGGCCGTCCGTTCGAGCGTCGTGACAACGACCGCCCGTCGTTCAACCGCGACCGCCGCGATGACCGCCCCTCCGGCGGCTTCCGCTCCGGCGGCGACCGCCCGACCGGTGGCTTCCGCTCGGGTGGCGGTGACCGTCGCGACGACCGTGGTGGCCGTCCGTTCGAGCGTCGTGACAACGACCGCCCGTCGTTCAACCGCGACCGCCGTGACGAGCGCCCCTCGGGTGGCTTCCGCTCCGGCGGCAGCGACCGCCCGTTCAACCGCGACCGCCGCGACGACCGCCCCGCGGGCGGCTTCCGCTCGGGTGGCAGCGACCGCCCGACCGGCCGTCGTGACGACCACCGCGGCGCCAACACCGGTACCAACACCGGCACCTTCGGCCGCCGCGACGACAAGCCGCGCTGGAAGCGCAACGGCTGA
- the crcB gene encoding fluoride efflux transporter CrcB: MNWLLVAVGGAVGAPLRYLTDRAVQAHQGRGVAYVFPWGTFTANAAGSLILGVLTGAAVSSPVHALLATGLCGALTTYSTFSYETLRLAETGRPFLAAANVLASLLVGLGAVFLGAELAGGFGG, translated from the coding sequence GTGAACTGGCTTCTGGTGGCGGTCGGCGGGGCGGTCGGCGCGCCCCTGCGCTATCTGACGGACCGGGCGGTCCAGGCGCACCAGGGCCGGGGTGTCGCGTACGTCTTCCCGTGGGGCACGTTCACGGCCAACGCGGCGGGCAGCCTGATCCTCGGGGTGCTGACGGGGGCCGCGGTCTCCTCCCCGGTGCACGCCCTGCTGGCGACGGGGCTGTGCGGGGCGCTGACGACGTACTCGACGTTCTCGTACGAGACCCTCCGCCTGGCCGAGACGGGCCGGCCCTTCCTCGCCGCGGCCAACGTGCTGGCGTCGCTGCTGGTGGGGCTGGGGGCGGTGTTCCTGGGGGCGGAGCTGGCGGGCGGGTTCGGGGGGTAG
- a CDS encoding metallophosphoesterase produces the protein MVRAPFRAAADRVRHRLTQLVRPNSAKSPKHPARKPATGDLLGTATPKPYVRALSMLAVVVIGAWLGLLAVGSIRTPVGPMDTNMTLRPSLTGGSKINVSPLGALELDSHIAPLRLDVDVDRLDPVRSQALVDQPERFSGLQDEVTRDVAAGTRELAVRSCVAVISGATALGLVVYRRPRRALAAGGLALTLLAASGVSAYATWNPKSVLEPKFSGLLSSAPSLVGDARSIVTEFDIYQQELARLVTNVTRLYDATSTLPVYQPDPGTIRALHVSDIHLNPAAWHIIASLVKQYEIDVIIDSGDTMDHGSAAENGFLDPIRDLGAPYVWVRGNHDSKVTQAYLEKFRNVRVLDNGRAVNVAGLRIAGTGDVSFTPDRTKPVGGKAAAELEGMRLASALRDQEQAGTPVDIAVAHDPNTARQTDGTVPLVLAGHVHHRVNEQLKLGTRLKVEGSTGGGGLRAVQNDKPEKVRASVLYLDRETRRLQAWDEITLGGLGLTTAEVSRHLPEENLKKETPASPSPGPSTTGSSAPPTPSP, from the coding sequence ATGGTCCGCGCCCCGTTCCGTGCCGCCGCCGACCGCGTCCGGCACCGCCTCACCCAGCTCGTCCGCCCGAACTCCGCGAAGTCCCCGAAACACCCGGCACGCAAGCCCGCCACCGGCGACCTGTTGGGCACCGCCACCCCGAAGCCGTACGTACGGGCCCTCTCCATGCTCGCCGTCGTCGTGATCGGGGCCTGGCTCGGGCTGCTCGCCGTCGGGTCCATCCGTACGCCGGTCGGCCCCATGGACACCAACATGACCCTGCGTCCGTCCCTCACCGGCGGCAGCAAGATCAACGTGTCCCCGCTCGGCGCCCTGGAGCTGGACTCGCACATCGCCCCGCTCCGCCTCGACGTGGACGTGGACCGCCTCGACCCCGTGCGCTCGCAGGCCCTGGTGGACCAGCCGGAACGGTTCTCCGGCCTCCAGGACGAGGTCACCCGGGACGTCGCCGCAGGCACCCGCGAGCTGGCCGTACGCTCCTGCGTCGCCGTGATCTCCGGGGCGACCGCGCTCGGCCTCGTCGTCTACCGCCGCCCGCGCCGCGCCCTGGCCGCCGGCGGGCTCGCCCTGACCCTGCTGGCCGCCTCGGGCGTCAGCGCGTACGCCACCTGGAACCCGAAGTCCGTCCTGGAGCCCAAGTTCTCCGGGCTGCTCTCCAGCGCCCCGTCCCTCGTCGGCGACGCCCGGTCGATCGTCACCGAGTTCGACATCTACCAGCAGGAGCTGGCCCGCCTGGTCACCAACGTCACCCGGCTGTACGACGCCACCTCCACGCTCCCCGTCTACCAGCCGGACCCCGGGACCATCCGCGCCCTGCACGTCTCCGACATCCACCTCAACCCGGCGGCCTGGCACATCATCGCCTCGCTCGTGAAGCAGTACGAGATCGACGTGATCATCGACTCCGGCGACACGATGGACCACGGCTCGGCCGCCGAGAACGGCTTCCTCGACCCGATCCGCGACCTCGGGGCCCCCTACGTCTGGGTGCGCGGCAACCACGACTCCAAGGTCACGCAGGCGTACCTGGAGAAGTTCCGGAACGTACGCGTCCTGGACAACGGCCGGGCCGTGAACGTGGCCGGACTGCGCATCGCGGGCACCGGCGACGTCTCGTTCACCCCGGACCGCACCAAGCCGGTCGGCGGCAAGGCGGCCGCGGAGCTGGAGGGCATGCGCCTGGCCTCCGCCCTCCGCGACCAGGAGCAGGCCGGCACCCCGGTCGACATCGCGGTCGCCCACGACCCGAACACCGCCCGGCAGACGGACGGCACGGTTCCGCTGGTGCTGGCCGGCCATGTCCACCACCGGGTCAACGAACAGCTCAAGCTCGGTACGCGGCTCAAGGTCGAGGGCTCCACGGGCGGCGGCGGGCTGCGCGCGGTGCAGAACGACAAGCCCGAGAAGGTACGCGCCTCGGTGCTCTACCTGGACCGCGAGACCCGCCGTCTCCAGGCCTGGGACGAGATCACGCTCGGCGGTCTCGGGCTGACGACCGCCGAGGTCAGCCGCCATCTGCCGGAGGAGAACCTGAAGAAGGAGACCCCCGCCTCGCCCTCTCCCGGCCCGTCCACGACAGGGTCGTCGGCACCGCCGACGCCCTCGCCGTAA
- a CDS encoding aldo/keto reductase: MTSLRTLGSSDLQVFPLSLGGNVFGWTADEDQSFAVLDAYAAAGGNFVDTADAYTAWIEGNHGGESETVIGKWLASRSNRSDIVVATKVGAHPDYKGLSATTIKAAAEQSLRRLGTDHIDLYYTHFDDETVPVEEIITALDQLVKDGKVRHIAASNISPERLQASLDFSEREGLARYVALQPHYNLVSRDTYEGPLQETAARAGLAAVPYFALAAGFLTGKYRPGATVESARSAKAGEHLESERGRKVLAALDKVAAERDAEIATVALAWLAARPTVAAPIASARTVDQLPALLAVADLELTDAELTALTEASA; this comes from the coding sequence ATGACTTCTCTGCGCACCCTCGGCAGCTCCGACCTCCAGGTCTTCCCCCTCTCCCTCGGCGGCAACGTCTTCGGCTGGACGGCGGACGAGGACCAGTCCTTCGCCGTCCTCGACGCGTACGCCGCGGCCGGCGGCAATTTCGTCGACACCGCCGATGCCTACACCGCCTGGATCGAGGGCAACCACGGCGGCGAGTCGGAGACCGTCATCGGCAAGTGGCTCGCCTCGCGCTCCAACCGCTCCGACATCGTCGTGGCCACCAAGGTCGGCGCCCACCCCGACTACAAGGGGCTCTCCGCCACCACCATCAAGGCCGCGGCCGAGCAGTCGCTGCGCCGCCTCGGCACCGACCACATCGACCTCTACTACACGCACTTCGACGACGAGACCGTCCCGGTCGAGGAGATCATCACCGCCCTCGACCAGCTGGTGAAGGACGGCAAGGTGCGCCACATCGCCGCCTCCAACATCAGCCCGGAGCGCCTCCAGGCGTCCCTGGACTTCTCCGAGCGCGAAGGCCTGGCCCGGTACGTCGCCCTCCAGCCGCACTACAACCTGGTCTCCCGGGACACCTACGAGGGCCCGCTCCAGGAGACCGCCGCCCGCGCCGGGCTCGCGGCCGTACCGTACTTCGCGCTGGCCGCAGGCTTCCTCACCGGCAAGTACCGCCCGGGCGCGACCGTGGAGAGCGCCCGCTCGGCCAAGGCGGGCGAGCACCTGGAGTCGGAGCGCGGCCGCAAGGTGCTGGCCGCCCTCGACAAGGTCGCCGCGGAACGGGACGCCGAGATCGCCACGGTCGCCCTCGCCTGGCTCGCCGCCCGCCCGACGGTCGCTGCCCCGATCGCCTCGGCCCGCACGGTCGACCAGCTCCCCGCCCTGCTGGCCGTCGCCGACCTGGAGCTGACGGACGCGGAGCTGACGGCGCTCACGGAGGCGTCGGCCTGA
- a CDS encoding M23 family metallopeptidase, with protein MASNKPAPEAPSPFTADGLGGPERTWEEWNPTAESVRPVRGKHRVAKQRGLARSSTVLGVGVIAAVGAGGMATAQSKPPVSISLPDSIADNLPDAKSLPGVGAFMSDEAEAAPVTAAPLTTAGITTAEADQGTTDAGEALRARILQQAEQQQASADAEAKAAEEKAAAEKAAADAKKQQDEAEAEVKAKLAAEKKAAEEAAAKKAEEERLAKLRASYTLPTSSYTLTSTYGQSGAMWSSGQHTGLDFAGAAGSPLKAVHSGTITSAGWSGSYGYRTVLQLEDGTEIWYAHQSSIDVSVGQKVSTGETIGRMGATGNVTGVHLHLEVRTAGGSAMDPAAWLNSKGLSV; from the coding sequence GTGGCGTCCAACAAGCCTGCCCCTGAGGCCCCGTCACCCTTCACTGCCGATGGCCTCGGTGGTCCGGAGCGGACGTGGGAGGAGTGGAACCCCACCGCGGAGTCCGTCCGTCCCGTGCGCGGCAAGCACCGCGTGGCCAAGCAGCGAGGCCTCGCCCGCAGCTCCACGGTCCTCGGGGTCGGCGTCATAGCGGCTGTCGGTGCGGGTGGCATGGCCACCGCCCAGTCCAAGCCCCCGGTCTCCATCTCCCTTCCCGATTCCATCGCGGACAACCTCCCCGACGCCAAGTCCCTTCCCGGTGTCGGGGCCTTCATGTCCGACGAGGCCGAGGCCGCCCCGGTCACCGCCGCCCCGCTCACCACCGCGGGCATCACGACCGCCGAGGCCGACCAGGGCACCACCGACGCCGGTGAGGCCCTGCGCGCCCGCATCCTCCAGCAGGCCGAGCAGCAGCAGGCCAGCGCCGACGCCGAGGCCAAGGCCGCCGAGGAGAAGGCCGCGGCCGAGAAGGCCGCCGCCGACGCGAAGAAGCAGCAGGACGAGGCCGAGGCCGAGGTCAAGGCCAAGCTCGCCGCGGAGAAGAAGGCGGCGGAGGAAGCGGCCGCGAAGAAGGCCGAGGAAGAGCGCCTCGCCAAGCTCCGCGCCAGCTACACCCTGCCCACCTCGTCGTACACGCTCACCTCGACCTACGGTCAGTCCGGCGCGATGTGGTCCTCGGGCCAGCACACCGGCCTGGACTTCGCCGGGGCGGCCGGATCGCCGCTCAAGGCCGTGCACAGCGGCACGATCACGTCGGCCGGCTGGTCCGGTTCATACGGCTACCGCACGGTCCTCCAGCTGGAGGACGGTACGGAGATCTGGTACGCCCACCAGTCCTCGATCGACGTCTCGGTCGGCCAGAAGGTCAGCACCGGCGAGACCATCGGCCGCATGGGCGCCACCGGCAACGTGACCGGCGTCCACCTCCACCTGGAGGTCCGCACCGCCGGCGGCTCGGCCATGGACCCGGCCGCCTGGCTGAACAGCAAGGGCCTCTCCGTCTGA
- a CDS encoding cytochrome c biogenesis CcdA family protein, whose protein sequence is MTADIGYFAAFLGGLLALVSPCSALLLPAFFAYSIDSTSRLLARTGIFYAGLATTLVPLGAAGSYAGRLFYGHRDALVTGAGWLIIVLGAAQIVGLGFASRRMAEISGRIRPTTAFSVYALGAVYGLAGFCAGPILGSVLTVAAVSGSPVYGGLLLAVYALGMAVPLFVLALLWERFDLGRRTWLRGRTVRLGRFRLHTTSLLSGLFFIGLGVLFLVYDGTTALPGLLGVDSSFAVEQWVQKLGERVSDAVLLGAVVLVVLGVLGVRAWRRREPASRKVGKEAGEG, encoded by the coding sequence GTGACGGCGGACATCGGCTACTTCGCGGCCTTCCTCGGCGGGCTGCTCGCCCTGGTCAGCCCGTGCAGCGCCCTGTTGCTCCCGGCCTTCTTCGCGTACTCCATCGACTCCACCTCGCGCCTGCTGGCCCGTACCGGCATCTTCTACGCCGGTCTCGCCACCACCCTCGTCCCGCTCGGGGCGGCCGGTTCGTACGCGGGGCGGCTCTTCTACGGCCACCGCGACGCCTTGGTGACGGGCGCGGGCTGGCTGATCATCGTGCTCGGCGCCGCACAGATCGTCGGCCTCGGCTTCGCCTCCCGGCGCATGGCGGAGATCAGCGGCCGCATCCGCCCCACCACCGCCTTCTCCGTCTACGCCCTGGGCGCGGTCTACGGCCTGGCGGGCTTCTGCGCGGGCCCGATCCTCGGCAGCGTCCTGACCGTGGCGGCGGTGAGCGGCAGCCCGGTCTACGGCGGCCTGCTGCTGGCGGTCTACGCGCTCGGGATGGCGGTCCCCCTCTTCGTACTCGCCCTGCTCTGGGAGCGGTTCGACCTGGGCCGCCGCACCTGGCTGCGCGGGAGGACCGTCCGGCTCGGCCGGTTCCGGCTGCACACGACATCGCTGCTGTCGGGCCTGTTCTTCATCGGCCTGGGCGTGCTGTTCCTCGTCTACGACGGGACGACCGCGCTCCCCGGCCTGCTCGGGGTCGACAGCTCGTTCGCGGTGGAGCAGTGGGTGCAGAAGCTGGGCGAGCGGGTGTCGGACGCGGTGCTGCTGGGGGCCGTGGTGCTGGTGGTGCTGGGTGTTCTCGGCGTACGGGCATGGCGGCGGCGCGAACCGGCGTCGCGGAAGGTCGGGAAGGAGGCCGGGGAGGGGTGA
- a CDS encoding MerR family transcriptional regulator, with protein sequence MEWSIQEIARRAGTTSRTLRHYGDLGLLTPSRVGSNGYRYYDQDALVRLQRILLLRGLGLSLPAIKGVLEGQRDTAVALRAHLLLLEQEQERIGRQIASVRTTLHKTQEGRELMAEEVFDGFDHTAHEREVTERWGREAYEKGDRWWRSLGEAGKQAFRDEHDAIARDWGRAREARVRADSEEAQGIARRHCAWLSTTVAPSRSYVIGLGEMYVADPRFGKNYDRYGDGTAAFVRDALTIYAEQRLSG encoded by the coding sequence ATGGAGTGGTCCATCCAGGAAATCGCCAGAAGGGCCGGCACCACGAGCCGCACGCTCCGGCACTACGGGGACCTCGGTCTCCTCACGCCGAGCCGGGTCGGGAGCAACGGCTACCGCTACTACGACCAGGACGCCCTCGTCCGGTTGCAGCGCATCCTGCTGCTGCGGGGGCTGGGGCTGTCCCTGCCCGCCATCAAGGGGGTGCTCGAAGGGCAGCGGGACACGGCCGTGGCGTTGCGGGCGCATCTGCTCCTGCTCGAACAGGAACAGGAGCGCATCGGGCGGCAGATCGCCTCGGTGCGGACCACTCTCCACAAGACGCAGGAGGGGAGGGAACTCATGGCCGAGGAAGTGTTCGACGGGTTCGACCACACCGCTCATGAGCGGGAGGTGACCGAGCGCTGGGGGCGTGAGGCGTACGAGAAGGGCGACCGGTGGTGGCGTTCGCTCGGGGAGGCCGGGAAGCAGGCATTCCGGGACGAGCACGACGCCATCGCGCGGGACTGGGGGCGGGCCAGGGAGGCCAGGGTCCGTGCCGACAGCGAGGAAGCGCAGGGGATCGCTCGGCGGCACTGTGCGTGGCTGTCCACGACGGTCGCTCCCAGCCGGTCGTACGTCATCGGGCTCGGCGAGATGTATGTCGCCGATCCGCGCTTCGGAAAGAACTACGATCGCTACGGGGACGGCACCGCCGCCTTCGTACGGGATGCACTGACGATCTACGCGGAACAACGGCTCTCCGGCTGA
- the crcB gene encoding fluoride efflux transporter CrcB, with translation MSERAPDELPEPGPPAASQPRVLGAVAAGGALGALARYVALVLWPTTHGGFPWTVFAVNVSGCALIGFLMVLTVERGRVTHPLVRPFLGVGVLGGFTTFSTYAADVSGLLVRQELVVAVAYMAATVVAALAAVWAGAVVTRRLLDGGARSGRGVRDGERGSARGGGRAA, from the coding sequence GTGAGCGAGCGGGCACCGGACGAGCTGCCGGAGCCGGGGCCGCCCGCCGCCTCGCAGCCACGGGTGCTGGGCGCGGTCGCGGCGGGCGGCGCGCTGGGTGCTCTCGCGCGCTACGTGGCCCTGGTGCTCTGGCCGACCACCCACGGCGGCTTCCCGTGGACGGTGTTCGCGGTCAACGTGAGCGGCTGCGCGCTGATCGGCTTCCTGATGGTGCTGACCGTGGAGCGCGGCCGGGTGACGCACCCGCTGGTCCGGCCCTTCCTCGGCGTCGGCGTACTCGGCGGGTTCACAACGTTCTCGACGTACGCGGCCGATGTCTCGGGCCTGCTGGTGCGTCAGGAGCTGGTGGTGGCGGTGGCGTACATGGCGGCGACGGTCGTGGCGGCGCTGGCGGCCGTGTGGGCGGGTGCGGTGGTGACGCGGCGGCTGCTGGACGGGGGAGCCCGGAGCGGTCGGGGCGTACGGGACGGGGAGCGCGGGTCCGCGCGTGGCGGGGGGCGGGCGGCGTGA
- a CDS encoding PP2C family protein-serine/threonine phosphatase codes for MGMAEKGRGRVTGSFGLPGRGLSGSGRGRSGSPGGSAGRGKPGSSAGRGKPGGSAGRGKPVVAQNRGTRRFVRLLPVLLIGGGLLFDSLAPPNFTAVPLFVAAPLIAAPFFSLASTIRTGVASVLSVIAMRLSDGTSTQVVPVIEMITVLTAAALALVINGVVRRSNEQLASARVIAETAMRAVLPTPAERIGGLQVAARYEAAQADEFVGGDLFAVADTPYGVRLVVGDVRGKGLDAVEAVAVIIGAFREAAEQERSLEGVAQRLERALAREGTRRYGLDAMEGFITAVLAEIPPGSASLRLVNRGHPEPILLHADGALEVLAPSVPAMPLGMDLGVWPDRSDEWEMPPGSTLLAFTDGLSEARDAHGVFYDPAARLRGRIFPGPEELLSALTDDVRLHTGGRSTDDMALLAVSRPAEGQPPRRTTVKIVGRGDDTVRN; via the coding sequence GTGGGGATGGCGGAGAAGGGGCGCGGACGCGTGACGGGGAGCTTCGGCCTCCCGGGGCGCGGGCTGTCCGGCTCCGGGCGGGGCAGGTCCGGCTCCCCGGGAGGTTCCGCGGGGCGAGGGAAGCCGGGAAGTTCCGCCGGGCGCGGGAAGCCGGGAGGGTCTGCGGGGCGCGGGAAGCCGGTGGTGGCCCAGAACCGGGGCACCCGGCGGTTCGTCCGGCTGCTGCCGGTGCTGCTGATCGGCGGCGGGCTCCTCTTCGACTCGCTCGCCCCGCCCAACTTCACCGCCGTGCCCCTGTTCGTGGCCGCGCCGCTGATCGCCGCGCCCTTCTTCTCGCTCGCCAGCACCATCCGTACGGGTGTGGCCTCGGTCCTCTCCGTCATCGCGATGCGGCTCTCCGACGGGACGTCCACCCAGGTCGTCCCGGTCATCGAGATGATCACGGTCCTCACCGCCGCGGCCCTGGCCCTCGTCATCAACGGGGTCGTGCGCCGCAGCAACGAGCAGCTGGCCTCGGCGCGGGTCATCGCGGAGACCGCCATGCGGGCCGTCCTGCCGACCCCGGCGGAGCGGATCGGCGGGCTCCAGGTGGCGGCGCGGTACGAGGCGGCGCAGGCGGACGAGTTCGTCGGCGGGGACCTGTTCGCGGTGGCGGACACCCCGTACGGCGTACGCCTGGTCGTCGGCGATGTGCGCGGCAAGGGGCTGGACGCCGTGGAGGCGGTGGCGGTGATCATCGGGGCGTTCCGGGAGGCCGCCGAGCAGGAGCGGTCCCTGGAGGGCGTGGCGCAGCGGCTGGAGCGGGCGCTGGCGCGGGAGGGGACGCGGCGGTACGGGCTGGACGCCATGGAGGGGTTCATCACCGCCGTACTGGCCGAGATCCCGCCCGGTTCGGCCTCGCTGCGCCTCGTCAACCGCGGCCACCCCGAGCCGATCCTGCTGCACGCGGACGGGGCCCTGGAGGTCCTGGCGCCGTCCGTGCCCGCGATGCCGCTGGGGATGGACCTCGGGGTGTGGCCGGACCGGTCCGACGAGTGGGAGATGCCCCCGGGGTCGACGCTGCTCGCCTTCACGGACGGGCTCTCCGAGGCGCGGGACGCGCACGGGGTCTTCTACGACCCGGCGGCCCGGCTGCGCGGCCGGATCTTCCCCGGCCCCGAGGAGCTGCTCTCGGCGCTCACCGACGACGTACGGCTGCACACCGGGGGCCGGTCGACGGACGACATGGCGCTGCTCGCGGTCAGCCGGCCGGCGGAGGGGCAGCCGCCGCGGCGTACGACGGTGAAGATCGTCGGCCGGGGCGATGACACGGTGCGTAATTGA